GCCAGGGCATCTTGGCCGAGCCCGACTCGGCAGAGCACCGCGTGCTcaagccgcgcgccgacgttcAGCCCCCCGAGCTGCACCACACGCGCAAGCTCCTGCCCATGttccgcgagctgctcgtgaCAAAGCTGCCCGACTGGCTCGACGCAGACGTGAACGGCGAGCCGATTCCCCAGCCCAAGTCGCTTGTGCAGTCCTCGAGCAAACTGCTGAAGCAGCGGAGCAAGTTTTTGCCCAATTAGTTACATAGCATGCCTCGTCACGGCTATTTTCAGGCCACGTCTCTACGTGACTAGTCCGAACGCGGcttgggcgcctcgctcggcgcttTGGTATCCACGCCGTTGGGTGCCGCTTGGGGCGGCTTTTCGTCGCTCTTCTTGAGCGCCTGGGCCTCtttgcgcgcggccgcgctgcgcgcaccacggccgccgcgcgagcgcgtaccgcgggggcgcgacgcgggctcctcgtccttggcctcgggcttggggcgctccttgcgctctttgcgctcgcccgcgcggcgcgcgagcggtTCGAGCGTCGGGACGACCGACGTATTCTTGATCGTgcggccacgcgcgccgagcgccgcctgtgctgccgccggcgtgctaaaggcgacgtgcacaaaggtgcgcaggcgcgtctcgtCCTTGtccccgcggcgcgtgcgctccgcaGGGAAGAACTGGACGTGGGTCATGTCTTTGGCAAACTCGCCAAAGTACGCCTTCACGTCCTCTTCCGACACCGGGAACGCGTCGCCCATGTGCCCGAGGAAGAGCACATTGTCGGACGCATCCGGCGCACGGGGCAGCACAACGTTCGtcttgggcggcgccgcgagcggtttggcgctgcgcgacgcaaaGCTCGTGCCTTGCGAGCGCGTCTCGGTGGCAATGCGGCTGTTGCTAATGTCCAGCACAAgcgagccgagcggcgcatcgggcaGGTTGAAGAACCACGCACTCTTCCACGCACTCTCttcgcggccgccggccgagAAGGGCTGGgggaggcgcagcgcgacgctcagCGCATGGTTCAAAAgatggcgctgcgcgggaTCGATCGCGCTCTCGACCTGGCCCTTGACCGCGTCCCAGACCTCTTCAaactcggcgcgcgccttggtGAGCTTCTCCCGGAAGACGTCCAGGGAGCCGTGCACACCAAACGCATTGTACGACGACACGTAGCGCAGGTGCAGGCCTGCGCTCAGCGAGTAgtccgcgcgcagcgcgagcgcggcctgcgccaggagcgcatcgcggccAGGCGAGGCGTGTGTCACCAAgatgcgcacctcgctgGGGTCGTACACCTGCTGCGCGGTTTCTACGAGCtcaccgagctgcagcatcGTGGTCCACATCGCGCCCTGGCCACCGGCGATCGTGCCTTGGCCGCTGCCATTGTCAAAGAGCTTGTGCAGCACaacggcgccgccgaggccgaggaggcgcacacgcacgcCACCGACCTCGATCGCGTGCGtcgtcgcctcgtcgagcatgtGCAGGTTCGGCACGGTGTactcgccggtgcgcaggcgctcgacgacgtgcacgtCTTCACACGCGCCCCACACAGTAAACACGggcacacgcagcgcgatcGCGCCACTGACGAGCTCGGGAAACTCGgagagcgccgcctcggcgttgCCGACGAGTCCCTGGCGCAGAGCGTTTCCGTTGCTGTTGTCTGtgtcgagcaggagcgagcgcagcttGGGCGAAAGCAGCGGCGAGTATTGCACGACGTGCCGCAAAGCACGGTCGCTCATGCGCGCAAGCGAGTCGCCCGTGTAGAACCCAAAGTCACCCGTGTGTACAATGGCCTTCGCCTTGGTCTCCTGCGCAATCTGGTTCAGGAGGCGGACGTTGCCACGGATATCCGCAACGCACGCAATGCGGCCGCTAGGGCCATGGAGGACGTGTACGTTCGCGTGCGACGTGCCGTTTGCACGCACGTCTTTGTCACCACGCATTCCATCTACGCCATAGCCACGCAGagggccgtgcggcgcaaaCTTCTTGCCGGCATTGAAGGATCGCGTATTCGCTCCGCTTTCCATCCTAAAGGGGCGCCGACGTCCAGCGGGCGGGGTGAAAATTGCTCGGCCGGCTGTCACGTGCACGAACCTTGTCCACGACGATGGGGAAGAAAAAGGGGAACAGgaaggacgaggaggatcCTTTTgcggacctcggcgaggatgTGTCGCAGAACAATGTGAAGCctgccgaggaggaggtcGCGGATGACGCGTAGGTGGTTTTCGCTCACACAGACCCCAAGAAACGCCCGAGAATGAGCCCAAGGAGGCCCCGAAGGAGGCACCcaaggacgacgcgccggccgacgaaGTCGAGCCGCCGAGGGTACGTCGCCTAGCTCACCCAGCTCTTGACGAAAAAAGAAAAGGAGCGCCTgaagaaggagaaggaAAAGGCCAAGAAAAAGGCACAGGCCGCGAACAAAAAGGAGTCGTCCGCCCAAGAGGCGCCGAAGGACGAAGCCAAGGATGACGCGCCcgcggacgacgccgaggccaaggacgaggagaGCGACGGCGGTGATgggccgtcgtcggcggctgacaagaagaagaagaagaagaagaaaaAGGCCGAGCCCGCCCCGGCGCCAAAGaaggcgccgtcggccgccgtcgctgcgctccagGCCAAGATCGCTGCCcagaagcgcgccgaggaggaggcgcgtgcagaggaggaggccgagcgtgctcgcatcgaggaggaggagcgcaaggagcgcgaagaggaggagcgcaaggagcaggagcgtctgcgtcgcaaggagaaggagaaggcaaagcgcgagcagctcaagaAGGAGGGCAAGCTCCTCACTCCgaagcagcgcgccgagcaaaaggccgccgaggcgcgcaaggctgcgatgctcgccgcggGTAATATCTCGGTGGCGGGTATGCAGCAGGACACGGAGGAAAAGCCCAAGTCCAAGGTCGTGTACGATCGCAAGAAGAAGAACAATAAGCAGGCCGACAAGGCGCCCGCACCGGCTCCAGAGCCCGCAAAGGAGCCCGCAAAGGAGCCCGTCAAGGAACCCGTCAAGGAGCCGGAGCAGGCCAAGGCACCAGAACCCGAGCcggagcaggccgaggacgacggTGTGAAGGACGAGTGGGATGCCGAGTCGGACGATGACGTCAAGGATGACTGGGACGCCGAttcggacgaggagcccAAGGAGGAGGCCAAGCCCGCACCAAAGGAGGAGCCCAAGGCAAAGGAGGCCCCCAGGGCAAAGGATGCCCCCAAGGCAAAAGAAGCCCCCAAGGCAAAGGAAGCCCCCAAGGCAAAGGAGGCCGCCAAGGCAAAGGCCGCCAAgcccgaggacgacgaggatgaaGATGacgacgactcggacgacgactcggacgacgatgactcggacgacgattccgacgacgactcggacgacgactcggacgacgagcagctcaccagcacgcagcgccaggcacttgcgcgccgcactgcggccgagcagcgccgcaaggagcgcaccgagcaggcgcttgcggagcgcagcgccgatAACCTGCGCAGCCCCATTTGCTGTATTCTTGGCCACGTCGACACAGGCAAGACCAAGCTTCTCGACAAGGTCCGCCAGACGAACGTGCAGGACGGCGAAGCCGGTGGTATTACCCAGCAGATCGGTGCGACGTACTTCCCGATCGACGCGCTAAAGGAAAAGACGCGTGTGCTGAACGAGCTCGACTTTGAGTACAAGGTCCCTGGTCTCCTGATCATCGACACGCCCGGCCACGAGTCGTTCACGAACCTGCGTTCGCGTGGTAGTTCGCTGTGTAACATTGCGATTCTCGTCGTGGATATCATGCACGGTCTCGAGCcgcagacgctcgagaGTATGcgtctgctgcgcgaccgtAAGACGCCCTTTATTGTCGCGCTCAACAAGGTCGACCGTCTGTACGACTGGAAGGCGACGCCGAACAACGCCTTCCAGGCGagtctcgcgcagcagaaCAAGGGCACGCAGAAGGAGTTTGAGGAGCGTGTGCAAAAGACGATCCTCGCCTTTGCCGAGCAGGGTCTCAACGCCGAGCTGTACTACAAGAACAAGAACATGGGCCGCTACGTGTCGCTCGTCCCGACGAGTGCCATTACCGGCGAGGGTGTGCCGGATCTCTTGCAGCTCCTCGTGTCGCTCACGCAGAGCCGCATGACGGGCAGCCTGATGTACCTGTCCGAGCTCGAGTGTACTGTGCTCGAAGTCAAGGTCATCGAGGGTCTCGGCACGACGATCGACGTCGTGCTTTCCAACGGTATTCTGCGCGAAGGCGACAAGATTGTCGTCTGTGGTCTCAACGGCCCGATTGTCACGCAAGTCCGTGCGCTGCTTACGCCGCAGCCCATGAAGGAGATGCGTATCAAGGGCTCCTATGTGCACCACAAAGAGGTCAAGGCCGCCCTCGGTGTCAAGATCACTGCGCCGGATCTCGACAAGGCCGTCGCTGGTTCGCGTCTGCTCGTGTGCCagaacgacgacgacgaggagatcCTGCGCGAAGAAGTGATGAGCGACCTCACGTCTCTCCTCAACTCGGTCGACAAGTCGGGCCGCGGTGTGTGCGTGCAGGCCTCGACGCTCGGttcgctcgaggcgctgctcgagttcCTCAAGGAGAGCAAGATCCCCGTGTCGGGTGTCAACATCGGCCCGGTGTACAAGAAGGATGTGATGCGCTGTGCGACGATGCTCGAAAaggccaaggagctcgcgTGTATCCTCTGTTTCGATGTGCCCGTCGAcaaagaggccgagcgcctggccgaTGAGCTCGGCATCAAGCTGTTCACCGCCGACATTATCTACCATCTCTTTGACAGCTTCATGGCCTACAAGGCCGAGATCACCGAGAACAAGaagcgcgatgcggcgtcCACCGCCGTGTGGCCGtgccgcctgcgcacgaTCGCCGCGTTTGCCAAGCGTGACCCCATCATTCTGGGATGCGACATTCTCGACGGCTCGCTCcgcgtcggcacgccctTGTGTGTCGTCAAGACAGACCCAGCgacgcgcaagcgcgaggtCATCAACCTCGGCCGTGTGACCTCGCTCGAAATCAACCACAAGACCCGCGACGTGGTCCAGAAGAAGGACGTCGGTGCGGGTGTTGCGGTGCGTATCGAGCCCGGCATCAACGAGGCGCCCAAGATGTTTGGCCGCCACCTCGACGAGAAGGACGAGATTTACTCGCTCATCTCGCGCCAGTCGATCGACGCCTTGAAGGACCACTTCTGGGACGGCGTCTCGACCGAAGAGAAGCGCCTCATCAAAAACCTCAAGACGCTCCTCGATATTCCGTAGTGTGGAGGCAACGTAGAGCCGATCACTTTATCCCCCGCTATTTTAGATAAGCGTGCAGTAGATAAcgcaccgcggcgcgagcttcCAAAGTGACTCACGGCCGAAGGATTCACGCCGAGGTAGCTCGATACCGCTTGGCTTCCTACTGCTTGCAGTAATG
The Malassezia japonica chromosome 2, complete sequence genome window above contains:
- a CDS encoding uncharacterized protein (COG:J; EggNog:ENOG503NY7W); the protein is MESGANTRSFNAGKKFAPHGPLRGYGVDGMRGDKDVRANGTSHANVHVLHGPSGRIACVADIRGNVRLLNQIAQETKAKAIVHTGDFGFYTGDSLARMSDRALRHVVQYSPLLSPKLRSLLLDTDNSNGNALRQGLVGNAEAALSEFPELVSGAIALRVPVFTVWGACEDVHVVERLRTGEYTVPNLHMLDEATTHAIEVGGVRVRLLGLGGAVVLHKLFDNGSGQGTIAGGQGAMWTTMLQLGELVETAQQVYDPSEVRILVTHASPGRDALLAQAALALRADYSLSAGLHLRYVSSYNAFGVHGSLDVFREKLTKARAEFEEVWDAVKGQVESAIDPAQRHLLNHALSVALRLPQPFSAGGREESAWKSAWFFNLPDAPLGSLVLDISNSRIATETRSQGTSFASRSAKPLAAPPKTNVVLPRAPDASDNVLFLGHMGDAFPVSEEDVKAYFGEFAKDMTHVQFFPAERTRRGDKDETRLRTFVHVAFSTPAAAQAALGARGRTIKNTSVVPTLEPLARRAGERKERKERPKPEAKDEEPASRPRGTRSRGGRGARSAAARKEAQALKKSDEKPPQAAPNGVDTKAPSEAPKPRSD